GCGCGAGATTGCCGTCCGCGAACGCCATCGCCGAACCGACGGCCTCGAACACCCCACGCCCGGCGTGGTACGTGAAGGGGTCATAGCCCAGGATCGCCGTCACGGCGACGTCGGACTCCGGCGCGATCCCCTTGCCTACCGTCTGCACCAGGCCGGTGCGCCCCCCGAGCGTGAGCGCACCGAGAAACGGCACCGCCGCCGTCTCGAGCGGCGTGCGGTTGCCGAGCGCCGGGACCGGCTGGTCGGCGAGTCCGTCGAGCACCACGTAGAGTACGTGCGTCATTGCGGTCCTCCTCGAAGCCGAGCCAGGAGGTCCGGGCTGAGCGTGCCGCGGCAGACCTCCTCGACGGGGCCGGTCAGGTGAATGAAGTAGTCGGGCTCCACCGCGATACGTAGCCGGCCGCCAGGACTCTGAACCGTCACCCGGCGCCCCGTGAAACCGTGGCGGACGCACGCCGCCACGACCGCGCTGGAGCTGCTGCCGGAGGCCATGGTCTCCCCCGCGCCCCGCTCCCAGATGCGGATCGTGACGCGGCTCGGCGAATCGATGCGGACGAACTGCACGTTCGTGCGGTTCGGGAACATCGGGTGGTGCTCCAACGCGGCGCCGAGGCGCGCGAGATCCACCGACCCGGGGTCGTCCACGAACACGACGCAGTGGGGATTGCCGATCGAGACCACGGTGACCTCCAGGGTCTCCCCGTCCACCGAGATCCGCTCGCCGAGGATCTCCCGGTCGGGGCCGGTCGCGGGAATCTCGCGGCTTCGAAACGTCGCCTGCCCCATACCCGCCGTAATCGAGCGGATGCGTCCGCGACGCACGTCGAGCGAGACGGGCACGACTCCGCCCTTCGTGTCCACGCGAAACTCTCGCCGACGCGTGTAGCCGTGGTCCCACAGACACTTCGCGAAGATGCGAATGCCGTTGCCGCTCTTCTCGGCCTCGCTCCCGTCCGGGTTGAAGATGCGCAGGCCGAACTCCGCCCGGCGGCTCCCCTCTAGGGTCAGGATGCCGTCCGAGCCGACGCCGAGGTTGCGGTGGCAGATCAGCCGGATCACCCGCGGTGTCAGCCGCACCCCGAGCACGCGAGGGTCCATCACCAGGTAGTCGTTGCCCAGGCCGTGGGACTTCACATACTCGTGGCGTCGCAGTCGGGACATGTCACGCCCTCTCGGCGCGCCGGGAGCGAACGCGCGCCCGGCGCAGCGCGTTCTCGATGATACGCCGCAGGAGGTCCGGGAACTCGATACCGGCCGCGCGGGCGGCGAGGGGGATCAGGCTTCCCTGGGCCATCCCGGGAATGGTGTTGGCTTCCAACACCAATATGGTCCCGCCGGCGAGGAACATATCCACGCGCGAGAACCCCTCGCACCCGAGAACGCGGTGGACACGC
This genomic window from bacterium contains:
- the dapF gene encoding diaminopimelate epimerase, with product MSRLRRHEYVKSHGLGNDYLVMDPRVLGVRLTPRVIRLICHRNLGVGSDGILTLEGSRRAEFGLRIFNPDGSEAEKSGNGIRIFAKCLWDHGYTRRREFRVDTKGGVVPVSLDVRRGRIRSITAGMGQATFRSREIPATGPDREILGERISVDGETLEVTVVSIGNPHCVVFVDDPGSVDLARLGAALEHHPMFPNRTNVQFVRIDSPSRVTIRIWERGAGETMASGSSSSAVVAACVRHGFTGRRVTVQSPGGRLRIAVEPDYFIHLTGPVEEVCRGTLSPDLLARLRGGPQ